From one Rhineura floridana isolate rRhiFlo1 chromosome 4, rRhiFlo1.hap2, whole genome shotgun sequence genomic stretch:
- the LOC133384165 gene encoding LOW QUALITY PROTEIN: protein LEG1 homolog (The sequence of the model RefSeq protein was modified relative to this genomic sequence to represent the inferred CDS: substituted 1 base at 1 genomic stop codon): MSQLYCQDRFWCIRGLPFHTLLFISVYKELCDFCLLTSISLCVQGNALKGGQNPQNFTCISGRLGDPTNATTCGHKDGDNLCISVHSWWACMNYYLAVVPFLGALESGVFGELAYEVEMLPPDDRRADFCRSVAECNAQAPQLMATWRAFFKYLLSTTSSSEIPAAHSFSQDEALNYMWKARVLSDTYAFPKFRNRLPYLSGPESKFGKDWATTVDFIGATHFPTDQNTTNYFQTGLPPRILLEADRAPSIADFTSRQNRVLFLFGALRKANSETGNLLLLIWRKAMSTEEGRKNGRRLIEIMFXSIRSLEIHTYIHTQIINLMVCSVVN; this comes from the exons ATGAGCCAGCTCTACTGCCAA GACCGCTTCTGGTGCATCAGAGGACTCCCCTTCCACACCCTTCTCTTCATCTCTGTTTACAAGGAACTGTGTGATTTTTGTCTGCTCACTTCGATCTCTCTGTGTGTTCAGGGGAATGCTCTCAAAGGTGGGCAAAATCCCCAAAACTTTACGTGCATTTCTG GCAGACTAGGAGATCCAACTAATGCCACAACATGCGGCCATAAAGATGGAGACAACCTGTGCATATCTGTCCACAGCTGGTGGGCTT GTATGAATTACTACCTAGCAGTTGTACCCTTTCTGGGGGCACTGGAAAGTGGCGTCTTTGGAGAGCTGGCATACGAGGTAGAAATGCTGCCACCAGATGATAGAAGAGCTGACTTCTGCCGCAGTGTTGCTGAATGCAATGCCCAGGCACCACAACTCATGGCTACCTGGAGGGCGTTTTTCAAG TACCTTTTATCGACGACATCAAGCTCTGAAATACCTGCAGCCCATTCCTTCTCACAAGATGAAGCATTGAACTACATGTGGAAAGCTCGTGTTCTTAGCGACACTTATGCATTTCCAAAGTTTAGAAACCG ACTGCCGTACCTCAGTGGTCCTGAAAGCAAATTTGGGAAGGACTGGGCCACTACTGTTGACTTCATTGGAGCCACACATTTTCCAACTGATCAGAACACTACCAACTATTTTCAGACCGGCTTGCCACCACGCATCCTTTTGGAAGCAGACAGAGCCCCTTCCATTGCAGATTTCACATCTAGGCAAAATCGAGTGCTGTTTCTATTTGGTGCTCTTCGCAAGGCAAACAGTGAAACAG GAAACCTTTTGTTGCTCATTTGGAGAAAGGCCATGTCTACTGAAGAAGGAAGAAAAAATGGCCGCAGACTTATTGAAATTATGTTTTAGAGTATCCGATCTCTGGAAATCCAcacttatatacacacacaaataattaATTTAATGGTCTGCTCAGTG